The DNA segment GGTCCGAGGCATGACTTCAGCTTTAAGAAATTATCCCTGTCGGGCGGTAGCCGGTCCGTTGTGAGTTAACGTCAGTTGTGCCCGGATGACGCCTCGTGCCTCGGTTGACCTAACAGCGCTTGACCAAAACAGACCGGAACACCGATCGAGGCATATTAACATCCTGTGCGAGCCCGGTCCTTCACGCCATGCCAACACTGGTGTTAGACGTTACCAGGAGTATGATCAtgctccctgcaagcgggcacatcaggcaacgataaccttccctataaaaaccctcgcgctcagAAAGAGTGGAggaggagaatcatgtgagaaaaACTCCCTGTGACcgttcactgacttgatcgtcggaggggtcgggtcgagcttcccgacctaACCTGTGTGCAAGGACGAAGACGGAGCGCCTCCCACCGCGTGCCCAGGCGAAGAGTTCCCTTCCAGAGGAAACGGTTGTCCCgtcgcgatcggaccaccgcagtcgACCACCTCAACAGTCTCAAAGGTCGCTCAGGAAGATCCctaatcattcggacccgaaccaagtcgcgttggccccgaggccacggcttaaggttgttaaCACCAACAAGATATAcaaattatgaagacaaattgtgaatattaagagacatattgtgTTTCTTTTTCGATAactcaatttgagaaaaaaaagaatcatagtaggcaatcttgatttataaaaaaaaaatttaagttataattccaagaaatcaagagaaaccatgattcattttaacaaatctcctcttaaataaataataaaaataattcttaggaaatcatgatatagataaaattcattcaatcttataggAGAATAAGATacgcatataaaatctctcaatttattatgaatcataaaaattgtaattctgaaaaatcatgattgatttagaaaattttcttctttagtaaacgataaaaagaaatatgagagttcaaaaaaataaaatattgattcataaacaattttaagtcataaatcacgagaaatcaagataaaactcattcaaattattatgattcttttttgataACTCAAATCAGATTGATGTGACGATGTGTCCCAATAAAATAAAGATTGCGTGTTTTTATGGAGGCATTGAGGTGGTCAGTGTAATAAATAATACATAAGTGATAtatcttaaatttaaatttagatgTGAGCATCATATTTGGGTACATGAGTATCATGTCCTTTATTTAtagtactaatttttttttatataaataaaaaaaatatatatataaaaagtatGGTTGACTcgtgaaataattaaaataaacccACATTCAGcaaatattcatgaattgatgGCTACGTTCATTAAGAGACAAGTTTGTATATTATAAACAGCAGGTTTTTCTCGTTTCTAATAAAAACATTCTATAGGCTGATCTTATTGAAATAAACTTTATATATAAACAAtggaattatatttttaattatttgttcTGTAAGCTCTTCTTCATATATTCGTTTCTTTGATCATGCAATACATAGTTTGGTCAGAGAAGACGTACTTTGTCCGCAAAGAAGAAACTCGAGGATGTGTAGGCCTTCCTTCACCTTTAAAACAAATGTTCTCGACATAATAAAAATACTTGTCCAGTATGCACATCTATTTTTAATAAAGCATTTTATACGAGAAAGCTTTCACTATTAGACTTTTATTAAATAGAAATTATGCTTCTCTAATTGGTTTTTACACGAGGCATCCTTTTTcatcaatttaataaaaaaatatttaatcgcCCTCCACCACTTATATTGGATCGTCGTTGGATCCCTGATCATGCTCCCACCACCGCCCAAACGCGATCACGAGACAGTTGGATTTGCCTCTCTCTATGTCTTTGCCTTCGGTCAGTGAATATGACCTTTCTAACCAACATGGAACGTTGTCTGATCATAATTCCTCGTGCGTTTCTTCCGAATGGGTCATATGCCCCTAAGTTTTGAATCGATGTTCATGTTAGGTTAGGATCCGAATAAATTGAGGTTCACCCAACAAAATAATGACTCGTCTAAGTCTGCACCGTTGCCGTGAATGTATAATGCGACGAATCAATTGCAATGGGTTTGCTTGAAGCTCACCATATATGTTGCTTGCTGTCAGCCCAGTGCGACGCTCATTAATCATAAATTATAGGAGTGAGAATTATATTATTCCCCATGAGATTGAGATTGTCATTACCAACGATATTGTTGTTTGCTGGGTGTTACGGTTTGATCTTGTCTCGAAGACGTAAGGTCATTTGAGGATCCCTCGTGGTTGTTTAGCAAGGGAGCTGGTGTGGCATCGATGAATCTGAGGTGGTTTTTGAGGATTCAGGATGGACTTCGATCTTTCCAGGTTCCTACACAAAGTTTAGTGTCAGGCGGAGTTTCCCGACCCGACCCTGATGttcaagttagttttatggagttGTGTGAGGTATAAAGGGTTTTTgtgaataatataattaaaagtaGATATCTGTGATCTGCCAAAATTCAACTGCTTGGTTCCACTTGCATCAAGTGTGTCAAAAAGGCCAAAACTAATACTAGAGCAATTGACAGCCTCCGAGAGAGTTGGTGTTGAGCTCAATAGAAGGGAGCTGTAGGAATTGAACTGCTTTAGTAGCTTCATGTTGGATCTTCTACTATGTATAGACTTGGAGAAAGAAAAACGAGGATGATGCAAGCCAAAATTAACGAACTTTAGATGAATAGACTAAGACATGAGAGAATAAATGAGATAGAGAATTTTGTGTACCAACAAATACAAGCATATCATAATACATAgtagaattaaataaaaattataataaaataaaacatcaaaatttacgtggaaaactcctcaacatgaagggtaaaaaccacatgGTAAGCAAGAGAAAatctactataaaaataatgaatatacaaatttcagaatcttttgcccaaaacctaagcaacaattacaagagaataaTTATGATATAAGGATTACGTCATTGTGCATAATATCCAAAATCTCCTCAAGTGATCAGAACAGGAATCTACAATAAATCTGATCTAATATGAGATCAGAACACttactggatgattgagaatagtctctacgttgaccttgtcttcttccctttccttcttctcttgtttttctttccTCAACTTTCACCGTTGCATCTCTCTTTTTTACAACCATCGCTGCCCTCTTTTTTGCCCTAGCAACCATACTTCTTGGTTAAAAGAGTTAGtattttagtttaaaaaaaagagAGTTAAGAGTAAAGTGGGTTGTGGGTAATTAAAGCCTACTATGAGTTGAATAATGAGTCAtctgcccaacaacctccccattCAGCCTataagggaggttgtctcatgactcctcaatgtgaaatcATACCAACTATTGGTAtatcttttgcatttcttttggtaaggtctttatcAACATATCTACTCCATTATCATCTCTATGAATTTTCTAAAGTTGCAACTGCTTTTCTTCAAGTAAATTTTGAATACAATGATACCTGAcatatatatgctttgacttgaaaTGAAAAattaggttcttacacaaatagatGATGCTCTGACTTTCACAATACACTATATAGTTTTCCTTTTTCAGTCATAATttttgtaagaattcttttatcCACAATATTTACTTGCAAACCTctatagtagcaatatattctgcctttATGGTGAAGAGAGCAATATACCTTTGcaatctggattgccatgacacaactCCCATTGCAAAAGTAAATACAAAGCATaacgtagacttcctcgtatcaatatctattattatatctgcatctgtgtaacctgtcaacattgATTGTCCACCTCCATAGCTTAAACAAAATAAGGACTCATCTAAGTCTGGATTGTTGCCATGAATGTATCATGTAACAAATCAATTGCATTGGGTTTGCTTGAAGCCCATCATATATATAGCTTGCTGTTAGCCTAGTTCAACACTCATTCATTTTAAATTATAGGAGTGAGAATTATATTATTCCTCACGAGATTGTCATTATCAATTATATTGTTGTTGATTGAGTGTTGTCAATTGATAGTCGGTATGATTTGGTCTTATTCTAAAGTTGTAAGGTCGTCCGAGGATCCCTCATGGTTGTCTGGCGAGGTGGTTGGTGTGGTGCCGACGAATCTAAGGTGGTTTCTGAGGATCTAGGACGGACTTTGGTCTTCTTGGTGGGTTCATGCACAAAGGTTAATGTCGGGAGGAGTTTCCCGACTCGACTTGACCCATCCGATGCTCAAATTAGCTTTGTAAAGTTGCGTGGGGTATAAAGGATTTTCTTCAAGAGAAGTCAAACCCTTGAACAAGCATCAGAGGTTGACTTTTATACATAGGCGATCGAGGGGTTCGTTTGTAACTGTTGTAATGCCCTCCACATAGCATTTTGTCCACGTGAGCGATAGGCCTGAATGACCTTTTGCGGGTTGTCGTCCACAAAGGCCGATTGATCGGGGACATATCCGAAGGATCACTCGGGGATCACTATCTTTATTTATACATGTTAAAAGAGAGTATTTCCTTGATCAGCGAGATTTTCTTGTATAGTTGGGGAAATAGAATCTTCTAGTATGTATAGACTTTAGATGATGACAATGATCCTCtaatagaaagaaaaatgagGATGATGTGAACTTTAGATGAATAGAATAGGACATGTGAGAATAAATGGGATGGAGCTTGACGAAATCTTCGCTTGGATTACGATCTTATTCTAGAGACTTGAGCTCGAGGAGAAGGGTCCCAAACCTAACGACACAATGTCGATGCCTATACGTATTCTCCTCCGTAGATCATGACCCACTACCAACTCTTGACCGTGTTGTTGTTGATGAGGACTTGTCGTCAACGAAGCTCCGAGGTCATCCTAATATTTTAAGAAGGTTCAGATGACCTGGGAGACTTCCATCTCTCTCTGTTTGTGTTGGAATTCTAATGTAAACCCTTATGTCAGGATTAATACTTATAATAAACCAACCTTACACGAAGTTGGCTCTTTCCTAATCGCTTAAGGTTTTGAGACTAACTGTATCGTGATATTAAAATATATTCGAGTGTGAAATTTACAGTCATGGAGCAAAGATGATGATCCTCGTGAGTTTCTTTGGTCTTAGCTTAGTGGCGAGGAGTCACAATCGATTAGGAAATCTGCTAAACTGGCGTCGGCCATTAATTGACTCATCGATGGCGCGTCGAGTATGGAGGAAGActaataagttcgtggtcgttccCATGGTGCAGCGGAAACCGTGTGCAAGCAGGGTTGAAGAAGGCGAACACGTCTTTCTTCCCCCATTAATTTCGCTCACCGCATGTTGCAAGCCAAAGATCAAAGGACTTTACATGAACAGAGTAAGGCAATGAAGAATTAAACGTGTGGAGATTAATATACTCCAAGAACCTTTTTGTGCTAAGTTAGGTTCTGATGGTGTGACATGTGGACTCGAGAAATCTGACTTAACAGCCACCCAACATCTCGGACTGAGACGGAACCAAAAGTATACATCGATTGGCTCCGAACCTTACATGTCACACCATCAGAACCTAAGTTAGCACAATAAAGTTACTGGAGTATATTAATCGCCACACCTTTAATTCTTCAATGCCATACTCTCTTCATGTAAAGTCCTTTGATCTTTGAACACCAACGCCAGCATTTTCGCCTCCGTCGTTGTCCTTGTCCCACCGCCACCTCTAGGCTGCGTTGTTCCTGGCGAAGACTCTGTCGTAGGACCTTCTCGTGGTTCTCACCGGGTAGACTGACTTCACTTCCATCCCTCTCTACGTGTTGGAATTATACATCGGATGCTCATGCGTCATTGCGAGGATGAATACTGACAAACCGAACACATCGGCTGCGGTTGTTTAGGATGATGACCGACCCATTTATTCCCAGCAGCCTCACTTGCACGAGACTTCCTCGGAGTTTCCCTTCTGCATTACGTCAATGAATTCATCTCAAACTCAGTTCAAGAGTACCGGCATACGCATTAGATTCGGATGCCCGAAAAGAATCGATCTACCGCCATCCTTATCTCTGTCCTCGACGATGTTTGCACAGAGACGACTCGATCCCTCACAAGTCAATTGACTCGGTTGGTCGCTGGTGCATCGACCATAGAGGAAGACCAAATAAATGAAGGCGTGAATGAGGCGGTGGCAACCGTGCGCGAAGCAGACTCGAAGAAGTGTGCTCGCGGCGCAGCGTGTCACAGAAATATATAGGTTGTAAGATTTTATATACTTCGAGGATACGTTTCTTCTCATGCTTAacctcaaagaaagaaggaaatcaCATGAGTTACAGATGAACACAACAGCAATACAAATAAATTATACGAAGCAAAGATGATGAGTGGATGAGCACTTCCTCTAAGAGTCATCCAGCAGTTAATCAAAGTCTTCTTGTCTTCATCCCAAAGCGCAGCCTCCCCTTGTCATCTTCTCTTCCCGGGTGCAGGTCCCATCCCACCCTCCTTCCCTATATAACATGAACGAGGCCTTCGCCAATCGTCACAGGCAATCCACCATGGCCTCCCGTAacctctcctccctcctcctcgtcgTCCTCCTCGTCTTCGCCAGCTATGCCGGTTCCCACGCCGGCAGCATCGCCGTGTACTGGGGCCAGAACGGCAACGAGGGCGGCCTTGCCGACACCTGCAACACCGGCATCTACTCGTACGTGATGCTGGCTTTCCTCACCACCTTCGGCAACGGGCAAACCCCCGTCCTCAACCTGGCGGGCCACTGCGACCCCCCCTCCGGCACCTGCACCGGCCTCAGCTCCGACATCCGCGCCTGCCAGTCCCAGGGCATCAAGGTGCTCCTCTCCCTCGGTGGCGACTCCAGCAGCTACTCCCTGTCCTCCTCCGACGACGCCGCGAGCTTGGCGACGTATCTGTGGGCCAACTACCTCGGCGGCTCGTCCAGTTCGCGCCCGCTGGGCGACGCCGTCCTCGACGGCATCGACTTCGACATCCAGCATGGCGGCCCCGACCACTACAACGAGCTGGCGAAGCAGCTCTCCGACTTGGGCGGCCAGGCTGGGACCAAGGTGTACCTCTCGGCGGCGCCGCAGTGCCCCTACCCGGACCAGTCCTTGGGGAACGCGCTGCAGACGGGGCTCTTCGAATACGTGTGGGTGCAGTTCTACAACAACCGCGGCTGCGACTACTCGTCGGGGGTCAGCGGCCTGAGCAGCGCATGGGGGACGTGGACGTCGAGCTTGTCGTCATCGACCGTCTTCCTGGGGCTGCCGGCGTCGCAGGACGCGGCCGGGAGCGGGTACATCCCGCCCGACGTCCTCACCTCCCAGGTGCTGCCGGCGATCAAGACTGCGTCCAACTACGGCGGCATCATGCTGTGGAGCAGATACTACGATCTCAACAGCGGGTACGGCGCTGCCGTGAGGAACAGTGTTTGAGATGGCGATGTACTCACTACCATATGTGTGCTTTCGATTACGAGGTCATGAATAAGGCGGGATGGTGATAGAAACGTGTTCCAGATTGATGTGACGATGCGTCTCAATAAAATAAAGATTGCGTGTTTTTATGGAGGCATTGAGGTGGTCAGAGTAATAAATAATACATAAGTGATAtatcttaaatttaaatttagatgTGAGCATCATATTTGAGTACACGAGTATCATGTCCTTTATTTATagtactattttttattttataaaaataaaaaaatataaagtatgCTTGACAcgtgaaataattaaaataaacccATAGACGGACCATGAAAGGTGGTGTATCGATGACAATTGATGCAAATAACAAATTCAGcaaatattcatgaattgatgATGGCTTCGTTAATTAAGAGACAAGTTTGCATATTATAAACAGCTGGTTTTTCTCGTTTCTAATAAAAACATTCTATAGTCTGATCGCATTGAAATAAACTTTATCTTATAAACAAtggaattatatttttaattatttgttcTGTAAGCTCTTCTTCATATATTCGTTTCTTTGATCATGCAAGACGTAGTTTGGTCGGAGATGACGTACTTTGTCCACAAAGAAGAAACTCGAGGATGTGTAGGCCTTCCTTCACCTTCAAAAAAATGTTCTCGACATAATAAAAATACTTCTATTTTTAATAAAGCATTTTATACGAGAAAGCTTTCACTATTAGACTTTTATTAAATAGAAATGATGCTTCTCTAATTGGTTTTTACACGAGACATCCTTTGCCTCTCTCTATCTCTTTGCCTTCGGTCATTGAATATGACCTTTCTAACCAACATGGAATGTTGTCTAATCATAATTCCTCATGCGTTTCTTCCGAATGGGCCATATGCCCCTAATTTTTTAATCTATGTTCATGTTGGGTTAGGGTCCGAATAAATTGAGGTTTACCCAACAAAATAATGACTCGTCTAAGTTTGGTCTGTTGCCGTGAATGTATCATGCGACGAATCAATTGCAGTGGATTTGCTTGAAGCTCACCATATATGTTGCGACGCTCATTAATCCTACATTATAGGAGTGAGAATTATATTATTCCCTGGGAGATTATCATTACCAACGATATTGTTGTTTGCTGAGTGTTACAGTTTGATCTTGTTTTTGAGACGTAAGGTCTTTTGAGGATCCCTCGTGGCTGTTTGTCTAGCGAGGGAGCTAGTGTGGCACCGAAGAATCTGAGGTAGTTTCTAAGGATCTGAGATGGACTTCGATCTTCCCAGGTTCCTACACAAAGGTTAGTGTCGGGCGGAGTTTTCCGACCTGACTCTTCCGATGTTCAAATTAGTTTTGTGGAGTTGTGTGAGGTATAAAGGGTTTTTGTGAAAAGATGTTCGACCCTTGG comes from the Musa acuminata AAA Group cultivar baxijiao chromosome BXJ2-8, Cavendish_Baxijiao_AAA, whole genome shotgun sequence genome and includes:
- the LOC135620022 gene encoding acidic endochitinase SE2-like, which translates into the protein MNEAFANRHRQSTMASRNLSSLLLVVLLVFASYAGSHAGSIAVYWGQNGNEGGLADTCNTGIYSYVMLAFLTTFGNGQTPVLNLAGHCDPPSGTCTGLSSDIRACQSQGIKVLLSLGGDSSSYSLSSSDDAASLATYLWANYLGGSSSSRPLGDAVLDGIDFDIQHGGPDHYNELAKQLSDLGGQAGTKVYLSAAPQCPYPDQSLGNALQTGLFEYVWVQFYNNRGCDYSSGVSGLSSAWGTWTSSLSSSTVFLGLPASQDAAGSGYIPPDVLTSQVLPAIKTASNYGGIMLWSRYYDLNSGYGAAVRNSV